One Trachemys scripta elegans isolate TJP31775 chromosome 4, CAS_Tse_1.0, whole genome shotgun sequence genomic region harbors:
- the RHEX gene encoding regulator of hemoglobinization and erythroid cell expansion protein, with protein sequence MCFYWWINVLISGVTSIFYVVLLLVLYIKLSRKIDNHSCRNQVSSSSSPSTKPEQPNTCQAANEALKRPRLRGDSGTSSDSSESSDSSPSIRQCPRSEEGVNYTSLVFQTTGRSASTAGDYENMKMGADYVNVDPQKRKVDFWTCSSPVSSNPVEYTEVKL encoded by the exons ATGTGTTTTTATTGGTGGATAAACGTTCTCATCTCAGGTGTGACCTCTATCTTCTATGTTGTTCTCCTACTAGTGCTTTACATCAAGCTCAGCAGGAAAATAG ACAATCATTCCTGTCGCAATcaggtgagcagcagcagcagcccttcTACGAAACCAGAACAACCCAACACTTGCCAGGCAGCAAATGAGGCTTTGAAAAGGCCACGCCTCCGGG gtgacaGTGGCACTTCCTCAGACAGCTCTGAGAGCTCAGACAGCAGCCCTTCCATTAGGCAG TGTCCTCGGTCAGAAGAAGGGGTCAACTACACATCCCTGGTCTTCCAAACTACTGGTCGCAGTGCAAGCACTGCAGGGGACTATGAGAACATGAAGATGGGAGCAGACTATGTCAACGTGGATCCCCAAAAAAGGAAGGTGGATTTCTGGACCTGCTCGAGCCCTGTATCTTCCAACCCCGTAGAATATACTGAAGTGAAATTGTGA